The following coding sequences are from one Schizosaccharomyces osmophilus chromosome 1, complete sequence window:
- the tho5 gene encoding THO complex subunit Tho5, with the protein MSENAIAECLGTLESAKNLCLQIHNSKNEDPVDGQQKVHEIRKQLSARLLLLRAVNRESYEQLQRAKGATGDHRASLEQALVNLQALQYQKLHLNAIIKDFHDKEHLYTQLPLISKEEFQKNHSELQNASDHEVMIARLHDELSERQRLSGLKQDLLKRKATLISENKAKRIKLEKLDDKLEAFFRSVVPVQEYYRSTSL; encoded by the exons ATGTCAGAAAATGCAATAGCTGAGTGTTTAGGAACGTTGGAATCTGCAAAGAATTTGTGTTTGCAAATTCACAATAGCAAGAATGAAGATCCAGTAGACGGCCAGCAAAAGGTTCATGAAATAAGAAAGCAACTTTCTGCTAGACTTTTGCTATTAAGAGCTGTGAATCGTGAATCATACGAGCAACTTCAAAGAGCAAAGGGAGCAACGGGTGATCATCGTGCTTCTCTCGAGCAGGCTTTAGTAAATTTGCAAGCATTACAGTATCAAAAGTTACATTTAAACGCAATCATTAAAGACTTTCATGATAAAGA ACACCTGTATACCCAGCTTCCGCTGATTTCTaaggaagaatttcaaaaaaaccatTCTGAATTACAAAATGCAAGCGATCATGAGGTTATGATCGCAAGACTTCATGACGAGCTAAGTGAGCGCCAGCGGCTCTCTGGTCTTAAACAAGATCTACTCAAACGAAAAGCAACTCTCATTTCAGAGAACAAGGCCAAACGGATCAAATTGGAGAAGCTTGATGATAAATTAGAAGCCTTTTTCCGATCTGTCGTTCCCGTACAAGAATATTATCGGAGTACTTCTCTATAA
- the rec27 gene encoding meiotic recombination protein Rec27 has translation MKQRTETTTSNESNSDMIERVLEELSIKHMERCIRKRDQIEQEFTKQIEHEKAQLTKELKLLQSKNEENVQRKTSRLDEIKSRRALLETQREALGKQIRQELGNYLGKLQSLVESN, from the exons atgaaacaaagaacTGAAACAACTACTTCCAATGAATCCAA ttctGACATGATTGAACgcgttttggaagaactGAGCATCAAACACATGGAACGCTGCATTAGGAAACGCGACCAAATTGAGCAAGAATTTACAAAGCAGATAGAACATGAAAAAGCACAACTAACGAAAGAATTAAAACTTCtacaaagtaaaaa CGAGGAGAAtgtacaaagaaaaacgagcCGCTTGGACGAAATTAAATCTCGTCGTGCGCTTTTGGAAACACAAAGAGAAGCTCTTGGAAAGCAGATTCGCCAAGAATTGGGAAACTACCTTGGAAAGCTGCAATCACTCGTTGAATCAAACTAA
- the txl1 gene encoding thioredoxin-like I protein Txl1 — protein sequence MSVIEIRSYQHWISTIPKSGFLAVDCYADWCGPCKAISPVFSQLASKYSGPQFVFAKVNVDEQTQISSSLGVRAMPTFIFFENGKQIDMLSGANVQALKEKVANIGGKLNGGSASASSSVNGYANLRSSIESPQLECLNQSDEYHLRNALDLDSSSYLQSDADEQLMIYIPFLEAVKIHSLSITPVKENLSKAPKTLKLFINQPTVLSFEDAESSPATQVIEEIEYKSDDEPLNIPLRFVKFQRVNSLVIFVSSNVEDEETTQIGRLEFFGEAVGDSSK from the exons ATGTCCGTTATCGAAATTAGATCATACCAACATTGGATCTCAACAATTCCAAAGTCGGGATTTCTCGCTGTTGACTGCTATGCAGACTGGTGTGGTCCTTGTAAGGCAATTTCACCAGTTTTTTCACAATTGGCAAGCAAGTACTCAGGTCCTCAGTTTgtatttgcaaaagttAATGTAGATGAACAAACACAAATTTCCTCTAGCCTTGGAGTTCGTGCTAT GCCAaccttcatcttctttgaaaatggCAAACAAATAGATATGCTTTCGGGAGCGAACGTGCAGGcgttaaaagaaaaagtagcTAATATTGGAGGAAAATTGAATGGAGGTAGCGCTAGCGCCTCTTCATCTGTGAACGGTTATGCTAATCTCAGGAGTTCTATCGAGAGCCCTCAATTAGAGTGTTTAAATCAAAGTGATGAGTATCACCTTCGCAACGCTCTTGATTTAGATTCTTCTAGTTACTTACAGTCCGACGCTGATGAGCAGCTTATGATTTACATCCCTTTCTTGGAAGCTGTAAAGATTCATTCGTTGTCTATTACTCCTgtcaaagaaaacttaAGCAAAGCTCCCAAAACTCTCAAACTCTTTATTAATCAACCCACAGTGCTTTCATTTGAAGATGCCGAGTCTTCCCCAGCTACTCAGGTCATAGAAGAAATCGAGTACAAATCTGATGACGAGCCTTTGAATATCCCTCTAAGATTCGTTAAATTCCAACGTGTGAACTCTTTAGTAATATTTGTCTCCTCTAATGTTGAGGACGAAGAAACCACCCAGATTGGCCGTTTGGAATTCTTTGGCGAAGCAGTAGGCGATTCTAGCAAGTAA
- the stt4 gene encoding 1-phosphatidylinositol 4-kinase Stt4 translates to MECIDRNIRRESLRRLGSLPTHGWSFFEQICHRNSELIERNDCFFNLERIEDTALSICAVSAESRNLVEARILFNQLQFYLKKYLFIEGNESFESTLPSLDDSSFCQIFPSSAKCVPAIISGMLCLAKQHEEVAVDVISFSESIIKTFKSIINEETADSTSYILRRIFYASHLAFILNEFAKNCEEMKVESICLWIINVCTNILSSDVLPQQKLSANSLFIQPSPYYQGFGLKYFLYLSSLSALVNAATCLWLGNCALFWDIGCSRPSSPEEKVYSNQFQALLQLSEKVLSKSYTSKLQGQVCVPCGLYFVLALKLAILSSAYVGFIPNVYCEWIDLSLQNISDEPETLPHLVDVMASLACVFPAQLQFALIRLRFIAIYAPRDNENPVIYAKLASRKLAHLFNYSSKDAAITSIYQLANLLSPLDTADSFFSLSREHMNMEGFAHPSRELPISTLPIYLNIIDSGREIALLVNDEKIHGLAISLLIQKFSRNFDSRVSAQIICALADISIKANERNFFILIQFYSIQHKMLTKQVDEELALAILQSRRLIASGTEPHSSKRLDLLKSLLEEIIQVGIVRDTPSDQLSGYFTVLVYAIKALSCCIDQICWENLPKDENYPALFRDMWFTVVLNRFRFSVDISETLRPELEQIARNSPLLVFEDFGNNFESNLELNTVLRSHIEHSVLSRIKSELTTIADVDLRSLNASEICFLSAVLLLEGLRCKTGRISALVEYLSDITLSSSHLPPFIRAIALHNLPIFVDSLFRVKRLHQNSIKEIQGLLCLCCHRIDSVRRLALECTTFVMHSLPHLLGTANILYSILELLTLLWKARNEECYNQYIPKLQYCSPKLNLTIVLSDIYDAREKVLSEFKSNATDWIHVSSKSIPRQIKNLLQSYLAEFEDIDDLELVELGRSLAVEIGIKIPSFDCENRVLSSFGNWIPDFSSEFMADYTTRQRYAHDNVVLNTEGDMSSDKVNLVLSQKHQLFEQNLSLLNDLENDYNQRNSVSSLKLRNNIRKAASHAVQESTYLFSVLTRKIIRIPFIEFSQKSIKLGVNLWNWMMNEVPIFSSYIVLNIIRNWKNEIMREKRGFFSTIRAKSPLALPMTYSPTERSSMISYKDKLSSQMIPHLLLLELMSGIFEGLWFSDRQNAIIIVQFMDFVLKKIGSLESSRNALARELHFKFVSFGFKIADNLLNTLLGSRFYNLCLDAALCWFTETPAWTYGADKLNVATEISIMRNLCAKMENTLNQYPLKGSTIKKQKLLIILLKNEMYRLYTWITPVVYGRNLVMTDPIPETFSSSSTITSEMLRLAWKVSPAIVLHIPKRFIEPSLMDMVTSFILADPTSCLHYEVAMGYLFEKYPQGDFPLDRKYLFYWDPIYPVNGPVLFKPKIKWNPQLLQYAVRSMESYPVSLMFFYVPQIVQSLRYDKMGYAESFILEASGVSQLFAHQILWNMKANLYKDESATVPDSIKPILDHVMDKMVASLSGDDKSFYEREFFFFNEVTSISGKLKPFIRRSKPEKKAKIDEEMRQIKLDVGVYLPSNPDGVVVGIDRKSGKPLQSHAKAPFMATFKIQKEKVINSDPEEEAINGDEGNAYHQKQSYEVWQSAIFKVGDDCRQDVLTLQLIAIFKNIFNSVGLDVYLFPYRVTATNPGCGVIDVLPNCISRDMLGREAVNGLYDYFITKFGGEDSIAFQKARSNFIQSMAAYSVITYLLQFKDRHNGNIMIDDQGHILHIDFGFIFDIAPGGITFESAPFKLTQEMIAVMGGNNRSQPFQWFQELCVKAFLASRPYAKSICQAVEIMLDSSLPCFKGQLSITHTLERFALDMNERQAANHMLNLIDYSYNNKRTLMYDQFQKATNGIPY, encoded by the exons ATGGAATG CATAGATAGAAACATTCGGAGGGAATCTCTTCGTAGACTAGGCTCTCTTCCAACACACGGATGGTCTTTCTTCGAGCAAATTTGTCATCGAAACTCTGAGCTCATAGAAAGAAAcgattgttttttcaatctTGAAAGGATCGAAGATACAGCATTATCAATATGCGCGGTTAGCGCCGAATCTAGAAACTTAGTGGAGGCCAGAATCCTTTTTAATCAATTGCAGTTTTACTTAAAGAAGTACTTATTTATCGAAGGAAACGAAAGCTTCGAAAGTACGCTACCTTCGTTGGACGATTCCTCTTTTTGCCAAATTTTCCCCTCGTCCGCAAAATGCGTTCCTGCAATTATAAGCGGGATGCTTTGTCTAGCCAAGCAGCATGAAGAAGTAGCTGTTGAtgttatttctttttcagaatCTATTATAAAGACCTTTAAGTCCATAATAAATGAGGAAACTGCAGATTCTACGTCCTACATTTTACGCAGGATTTTCTATGCTTCTCATCttgctttcattttaaaTGAATTTGCTAAAAATTGCGAGGAGATGAAGGTTGAAAGCATATGCCTATGGATTATTAATGTCTGCACGAATATACTTTCATCTGATGTTCTTCCACAACAAAAATTATCTGccaattctctttttataCAACCATCTCCATACTATCAGGGTTTTGGTCTAAAGTACTTTCTATATCTTTCTTCGTTGTCCGCTTTGGTAAATGCAGCAACTTGTTTGTGGTTGGGAAATTGTGCGTTATTCTGGGATATTGGCTGTTCTCGTCCTTCTTCTCCCGAAGAGAAAGTTTATTCCAATCAATTTCAAGCTCTTTTACAGTTGTCTGAAAAAGTACTCTCGAAAAGCTATACCTCTAAATTACAAGGACAAGTATGTGTGCCTTGTGGACTGTATTTTGTTCTTGCCTTGAAACTAGCAATTTTAAGTTCCGCATATGTTGGCTTTATTCCTAACGTCTATTGTGAGTGGATTGATCTTTCTCTCCAGAATATATCTGATGAACCCGAGACGCTTCCTCATTTAGTGGATGTAATGGCTTCTTTGGCATGCGTCTTTCCAGCACAATTGCAATTCGCTTTAATACGCTTACGGTTCATTGCAATATATGCTCCTCGTGATAATGAGAATCCAGTTATTTACGCTAAATTGGCATCTCGAAAATTAGCACATTTGTTCAACTACTCATCAAAAGATGCTGCCATTACTTCAATTTATCAACTAGCAAATTTGTTGTCTCCCCTTGATACAGCAGATAGTTTTTTCTCGCTCTCTAGGGAACACATGAATATGGAGGGTTTTGCACATCCTTCGCGCGAGCTTCCAATAAGTACTTTACCTATTTATCTGAATATTATAGACTCTGGGCGTGAAATTGCTCTTTTAGTGAATGACGAAAAAATTCATGGACTGGCTATTTCCTTGCTAATTCAGAAATTTTCGCGAAACTTTGATTCACGGGTTAGTGCTCAAATAATATGTGCTTTAGCTGATATCTCAATTAAAGCAAATGAACgcaatttctttattttgattcagTTTTATTCTATACAGCATAAGATGTTGACAAAACAAGTGGATGAAGAGTTAGCTTTAGCAATTCTTCAATCACGCCGTTTAATTGCCAGTGGGACAGAACCGCACTCTTCCAAGCGATTGGACTTGCTTAAAAGCCTGttggaagaaattataCAAGTGGGTATTGTTCGTGATACCCCTTCGGATCAGTTAAGTGGATACTTTACTGTCCTTGTCTATGCAATTAAGGCCCTTAGTTGTTGTATCGACCAAATATGTTGGGAGAATTTACCGAAAGATGAAAACTATCCCGCGCTTTTTAGGGATATGTGGTTCACGGTTGTTTTGAATAGATTTCGTTTTTCGGTTGACATAAGTGAGACGTTAAGACCAGAGCTAGAACAAATCGCCCGTAACTCGcctcttcttgtttttgaagatttcgGAAACAACTTTGAAAGCAATTTGGAATTAAATACTGTTTTGAGGAGTCATATTGAGCATTCT GTTTTATCTCGAATTAAGTCAGAATTGACAACAATTGCGGACGTGGATTTGAGGTCCTTAAATGCATCtgaaatttgttttctgtcTGCTGTTCTCTTACTCGAAGGACTACGCTGCAAAACTGGTCGGATTTCCGCTCTTGTCGAATATCTGAGTGATATTACGTTAAGTTCAAGCCATCTGCCTCCGTTCATTAGAGCCATTGCCCTACAT AATTTACCAATATTTGTGGATTCTCTCTTTCGTGTAAAGCGACTTCATCAAAATAGTATTAAAGAGATACAAGGACTTCTTTGCTTGTGTTGTCACAGAATCGATTCGGTGCGACGATTGGCTTTGGAATGTACCACGTTTGTCATGCATAGCCTGCCTCACCTTCTCGGTACTGCCAATATTTTGTATAGTATCCTAGAATTGCTTACTCTTCTCTGGAAAGCCCGAAATGAAGAGTGTTATAATCAGTATATTCCTAAGCTTCAGTACTGTTCTCCAAAGTTAAATCTTACAATTGTATTGTCAGATATTTACGATGCTCGTGAGAAGGTGCTTTCTGAATTTAAAAGCAATGCTACTGATTGGATACACGTAAGCTCCAAATCTATTCCTAGACAAATCAAGAATTTATTACAATCTTATCTCGCCGAATTTGAAGACATTGATGATCTTGAGCTTGTTGAACTTGGAAGGTCACTTGCTGTCGAAATTGGGATCAAAATCCCAAGCTTTGATTGTGAAAACCGCGTcctttcttcatttggGAATTGGATTCCAGATTTTAGTTCCGAGTTTATGGCGGATTATACTACACGTCAACGATATGCGCATG ATAACGTGGTCCTAAACACAGAAGGTGACATGAGTAGTGACAAGGTTAATCTTGTGCTTTCTCAAAAACACCAACTCTTCGAGCAGAATCTATCGCTTTTAaatgatttggaaaatgatTATAATCAACGAAATTCAGTGTCTTCTCTGAAGCTTCGTAACAATATTCGCAAGGCTGCCTCTCATGCGGTGCAAGAATCGACATAT TTATTTTCAGTActtacaagaaaaatcattcgGATCCCTTTTATTGAGTTCAGTCAAAAATCTATAAAGCTTGGTGTTAATTTATGGAATTGGATGATGAACGAGGTTCCTATTTTTAGCTCTTATATTGTGCTTAACATTATTCGTAATtggaaaaacgaaataatGAGGGAAAAAAGAGGTTTTTTCTCAACCATAAGAGCGAAATCTCCATTAGCCTTGCCAATGACATACTCTCCGACTGAGAGATCATCCATGATATCCTATAAGGATAAATTGAGCTCACAGATGATTCCCCATCTACTTTTATTAGAGCTTATGTCTGGTATATTTGAAGGTCTTTGGTTTAGTGATCGTCAGAATGCCATAATCATCGTCCAGTTCATGGATTTTGTGCTTAAAAAAATCGGCTCTTTGGAGTCTAGTCGTAACGCATTGGCACGAGAGCTTCACTttaaatttgtttctttcgGATTCAAAATTGCTGATAATTTGCTAAATACGTTATTAGGTTCTAGATTTTATAATCTGTGCTTGGACGCTGCCTTATGCTGGTTTACAGAAACACCCGCATGGACTTATGGAGCAGACAAACTTAATGTCGCAACAGAAATTTCGATTATGCGGAATTTGTGTGCAAAGATGGAAAACACATTAAATCAATACCCTCTAAAAG GTTCTACAATcaaaaagcagaaattgCTAAtaattttgttgaaaaatgaaatgtaCAGACTGTACACCTGGATTACACCTGTTGTATATGGAAGGAATTTGGTAATGACCGATCCGATACCGGAAACCTTCAGCTCGAGTTCAACAATTACTTCAGAAATGTTACGTCTGGCTTGGAAAGTTTCTCCTGCTATCGTTTTGCACATTCCCAAACGCTTTATCGAGCCTTCATTGATGGATATGGTGACTAGCTTTATTTTAGCTGATCCAACTTCGTGTCTTCATTACGAAGTTGCTATGGGCTATCTGTTTGAGAAATATCCACAGGGTGATTTTCCTCTAGATAGGAAGTATCTCTTCTATTGGGATCCTATTTATCCTGTTAATGGTCCCGTATTGTTTAAGCCGAAAATCAAATGGAATCCGCAACTGTTACAGTATGCGGTGCGCTCAATGGAAAGCTACCCAGTTTCCCTTATGTTCTTCTATGTACCTCAAATCGTGCAATCTCTTCGTTACGATAAAATGGGTTATGCAGAGAGTTTTATACTTGAGGCTTCAGGAGTATCTCAATTATTTGCTCATCAAATTTTATGGAATATGAAAGCAAATCTATATAAAGATGAAAGTGCTACTGTGCCTGATTCTATAAAACCGATTTTGGATCATGTCATGGACAAAATGGTAGCTTCCCTATCTGGTGATGATAAAAGCTTTTATGAACGagagttcttttttttcaatgaagTTACTTCCATTTCCGGGAAACTTAAGCCGTTTATTCGAAGATCAAAACCCGAGAAGAAG GCTaaaattgatgaagaaatgagGCAAATAAAACTCGATGTAGGTGTTTATTTACCTAGTAATCCTGACGGTGTGGTGGTTGGAATAGATAGGAAGTCAGGAAAGCCTTTACAAAGTCATGCTAAGGCACCGTTTATGGCTACCTTCAAGATTCAGAAGGAAAAGGTCATTAATTCTGATCcggaagaagaagccaTAAACGGAGACGAAGGAAACGCCTatcatcaaaaacaaagctaTGAAGTTTGGCAGTCGgctattttcaaagttggAGATGATTGTCGACAAGATGTGTTAACATTACAATTAATTGCTATAtttaaaaacattttcaacTCTGTGGGTTTGGATGTGTACCTATTCCCTTACAGGGTAACTGCTACCAATCCTGGT TGTGGTGTTATTGATGTATTACCAAACTGCATATCTCGAGATATGCTTGGACGTGAAGCTGTCAATGGCTTGTATGATTACTTTATTACTAAATTTGGTGGTGAAGACTCTATAGCATTTCAGAAAGCTCGAAGCAATTTCATTCAGAGTATGGCGGCTTATTCTGTTATTACATATCTATTGCAATTCAAAGATAGGCATAATGGAAATATTATGATCGATGATCAGGGGCATATATTACATATAG attttggatttatttttgacaTTGCTCCTGGTGGAATTACATTTGAAAGTGCTCCGTTTAAGTTAACTCAAGAAATGATTGCTGTAATGGGAGGCAATAATAGGTCACAACCATTTCAGTGGTTTCAAGAGTTATGTGTAAAGGCCTTCTTGGCATCCCGCCCTTATGCTAAGTCAATTTGCCAAGCCGTCGAAATTATGTTGGATTCGAGTCTTCCTTGCTTTAAGGGACAGTTGAGTATTACGCATACTTTGGAGCGTTTTGCTTTGGATATGAATGAAAGACAGGCCGCAAATCACATGCTAAATTTGATCGATTACAGCTACAATAATAAACGGACGCTAATGTATgatcaatttcaaaaggcGACCAACG GAATTCCTTATTAA
- the ubp10 gene encoding ubiquitin C-terminal hydrolase Ubp10, with the protein MAMSEVNEDKHSLKRSFNEEEADSMRKREKVDNVSGSTSNDDQTTINASVKKHKPISSDLYLDTINRKLLDFDFEKVCSVSLTNLSVYACLVCGRYFQGRGPSSHAYFHALNDNHHVFVNCSTLKFYILPESYQVVSSALQDIAYVIKPTYTREEVAKLDRIPQVSYDLMHKPYVPGFVGLNNIQSNDYFNVILQLLSHVKPLRNYLLLNNFDGCPHIIQRLAITVRKIWNPKAFKGHVSPQELIHEVTLLSHKKYSMNEQKDPLEFVSWLLNTLHVSLGGKKSTMEKPTSIIHYNFQGHVRAESQKIRQHTENGDHVVFEGDRVIKTDIVPYLYLTLNLPPRPLFQDEFEGNIIPQVELVKLLEKYNGVTTQELSGMRRRFHLMNTPPYLLFHMKRFMKNNYFTERNPTIVTFPLDNLDMSPFIDDAFLKAHPKIIPRYNLIANVVYESVLSADGESHVFRVQLRNSASNKWYQIQDLYVEEISSDMINLGESLIQLWERVH; encoded by the exons ATGGCAATGTCGGAAGTAAATGAGGATAAGCATTCTTTAAAACGCTCTttcaatgaagaagaagcgGATTCCATGAGGAAGAGAGAGAAAGTTGACAATGTTTCAGGGTCTACTTCTAACGATGATCAAACTACCATAAATGCTTCTGTCAAGAAACACAAACCAATATCAAGTGACCTTTATCTAGATACC ATCAATCGTAAATTATTAGACTTTGATTTCGAAAAAGTATGTTCAGTCAGCCTTACGAATCTCAGTGTTTATGCTTGCTTAGTTTGCGGAAGATATTTTCAGGGACGAGGTCCCTCTTCTCATGCATACTTTCATGCTTTAAATGATAATCATCATGTGTTCGTGAATTGCTCGACTTTAAAGTTTTATATTCTACCAGAGTCATATCAAGTAGTGTCTAGTGCTTTGCAAGATATTGCTTATGTTATTAAGCCCACATATACCCGTGAAGAAGTTGCTAAACTGGACCGTATTCCTCAGGTCAGTTACGATTTGATGCATAAACCTTATGTACCAG GCTTCGTCGGACTCAATAACATACAAAGCAATGACTATTTCAACGTCATCCTTCAATTACTTTCTCATGTAAAGCCTTTGCGGAATTATTTGCTACTTAATAATTTTGATGGCTGTCCTCATATTATTCAGCGATTAGCAATTACTGTCCGTAAAATATGGAACCCCAAAGCATTTAAAGGGCATGTTTCTCCACAAGAACTGATTCATGAGGTAACCCTTTTATCccataaaaaatattcaatgaatgaacaaaaagatcCTTTAGAATTTGTATCATGGCTCTTGAATACATTGCACGTTTCTTTAGGCGGGAAGAAGTCAACGATGGAAAAGCCAACTTCTATTATTCATTACAATTTTCAAGGTCATGTGCGTGCCGAGTCTCAAAAAATCCGTCAGCATACAGAAAATGGGGACCACGTAGTATTTGAAGGAGACCGAGTTATTAAAACGGACATTGTTCCATATCTGTACCTTACACTGAATCTTCCTCCAAGGCCTTTATTTCaagatgaatttgaaggaaaCATTATTCCTCAAGTTGAACTTGTAAAACTACTGGAAAAGTATAATGGCGTCACAACTCAAGAATTAAGTGGTATGCGCCGGCGttttcatttgatgaatACGCCGCCATATCTTCTATTTCATATGAAGcgttttatgaaaaataacTACTTTACTGAACGAAATCCTACCATCGTCACGTTTCCTCTTGATAACCTGGATATGAGTCCATTTATCGATGATGCGTTTCTGAAAGCACACCCAAAAATCATACCAAGGTACAATCTAATTGCAAATGTCGTTTATGAATCAGTTTTGTCTGCTGACGGGGAATCGCACGTCTTTCGAGTACAGTTACGAAATTCAGCATCGAACAAATGGTATCAAATTCAGGATTTGTATGTCGAAGAAATAAGCAGCGATATGATTAACTTGGGAGAAAGTCTTATACAATTATGGGAGCGAGTACATTAG
- the ckn1 gene encoding ERCC8 DNA repair-like protein — MNTFLLAREWGQESNASFRRQLLQHRLQTMALSQNKTIKRRHGTGLLGSVNALSIDNTTQQFMISGGANSSINVWNLESLDSNETNILMDTHNAIPARSSHRFGITDLHWFPFDNGIFTSSSFDHTLRVWDAATLQEAYSFSIGEIVYSHAWSPVASHCLIAAAYRSPSIRLCDMQSGSYTHSLIGHTGNVLSVAWCPKNDYVLASGSADGTVRLWDIRKASASFACLDVHNKTKPIEQTGRSHYGTVNGLAWTHDGTFLVSSGTDDRLRVWDMKTGLNTLRDFGPIIHNQTTSFAVHPYIMTPSKNDDTYVLFPNDDGSLALINLLDGSFVQRLSMHVLKRINCVAYRSEKEQCFTGDMSGNILIWCPKPLRDPLQASAIENRRNVLQEVYDSLTNVEVTYQ, encoded by the exons ATGAATACGTTTCTTTTAGCCAGAGAATGGGGGCAGG AATCAAATGCATCCTTCCGACGCCAGCTACTTCAGCATCGTCTTCAAACTATGGCTTTGTCgcaaaataaaacaatcaaGCGAAGACATGGTACCGGCCTCCTTGGCTCTGTGAATGCGCTGTCTATAGATAATACAACACAGCAATT TATGATTTCTGGAGGCGCCAATTCTTCAATCAATGTTTGGAATCTTGAATCTCTTGATTCAAATGAAACAAACATACTTATGGATACTCATAATGCCATACCAGC ACGTTCAAGTCATAGGTTTGGAATTACTGATCTGCATTGGTTTCCTTTCGATAATGGTATATTCACTAGCTCCTCTTTCGACCATACTTTAAGGGTTTGGGATGCTGCAACCTTACAG GAGGCGTATTCTTTTAGTATAGGTGAAATAGTGTATTCGCATGCCTGGTCACCCGTTGCATCGCACTGTTTGATTGCTG CGGCATATCGATCGCCCTCTATTCGTTTATGCGATATGCAGAGCGGTAGTTATACGCACAGTTTAATTGGTCATACAGGGAATGTACTATCTGTCGCTTGGTGCCCGAAAAATGATTATGTATTAGCTTCTGGGTCCGCTGATGGTACTGTTCGGCTTTGGGATATTCGAAAAGCCTCTGCCAGCTTTGCTTGCTTAGACGTGCATAACAAAACGAAGCCAATAGAACAGACTGGAAGATCTCATTATGGTACCGTAAATGGATTAGCTTGGACTCATGACGGTACTTTTCTTGTTAGCTCTGGAACTGATGATCGCTTAAGAGTTTGGGATATGAAAACAGGACTAAACACCTTACGTGACTTCGGACCGATTATACACAATCAAACAACATCTTTTGCTGTTCACCCATATATCATGACTCCCTCGAAAAACGACGATACGTACGTTTTATTCCCAAATGACGATGGATCTTTGGCGTTGATAAATCTTTTAGACGGTTCCTTTGTCCAGCGTCTGTCAATGCACGTTTTGAAGCGTATTAATTGCGTAGCTTATCGTTCAGAAAAAGAGCAATGCTTCACTGGCGATATGAGCGGTAATATTTTAATATGGTGTCCAAAACCACTTCGTGATCCCTTGCAGGCTAGTGCCATTGAAAATCGTCGAAATGTTCTTCAAGAAGTTTATGACTCTTTAACTAATGTCGAAGTTACTTATCAGtga